A part of Campylobacter concisus genomic DNA contains:
- the nifB gene encoding nitrogenase cofactor biosynthesis protein NifB, whose amino-acid sequence MIFRTKADLDSHPCFNKKASANYGRVHLPVAPHCNIQCNFCNRIYDCANENRPGVTAKVQTPDESVKFLEKLFKFRQDISVIGIAGPGDPMCDADKTLATFEKCKSHFPNVLLCLSTNGLALPEHVDEIVHLGVSHVTVTVNAVTPDVGSKVYSWVRYENKNYYGEEAARILLARQDEGIRKLKEAGMLVKINTVVIPGVNMDHIQSISAKAKQWGADIMNCMAMIPVHDTPFENLKSPSSDEIHRIRRSIGSDINQMSHCSRCRADACGKLGER is encoded by the coding sequence ATGATTTTTCGCACTAAGGCTGATCTAGACAGCCACCCATGCTTTAACAAAAAGGCCTCCGCTAACTACGGACGCGTGCATCTACCAGTTGCCCCACACTGCAACATCCAGTGCAACTTCTGCAACCGCATATATGACTGCGCTAATGAAAACCGCCCTGGTGTAACAGCAAAGGTGCAAACTCCAGATGAATCAGTGAAATTTTTAGAAAAGCTCTTTAAATTTAGACAAGACATATCCGTCATCGGCATCGCTGGACCTGGCGATCCGATGTGTGACGCTGACAAGACGCTAGCGACCTTTGAAAAGTGTAAGTCCCACTTCCCAAATGTCCTGCTATGCCTCTCAACTAATGGCTTAGCACTGCCTGAGCACGTTGATGAGATCGTGCACCTTGGCGTGAGCCACGTGACAGTGACTGTTAATGCCGTGACGCCAGATGTTGGCTCGAAGGTCTATTCGTGGGTGAGGTATGAAAATAAAAACTACTACGGCGAGGAGGCTGCTAGGATACTGCTAGCGCGCCAAGACGAGGGTATCCGCAAGCTAAAAGAGGCTGGTATGCTAGTAAAGATAAACACCGTCGTCATCCCTGGGGTCAATATGGACCACATCCAAAGCATCTCGGCAAAGGCAAAGCAGTGGGGAGCTGACATAATGAACTGCATGGCGATGATACCGGTGCATGATACGCCTTTTGAAAATTTAAAATCCCCTTCAAGTGATGAGATCCACCGCATCCGCAGATCAATAGGTAGTGACATAAATCAAATGTCACATTGCAGTAGGTGTCGCGCTGATGCATGCGGAAAGCTTGGCGAAAGATAG
- a CDS encoding response regulator transcription factor, which translates to MKILVVEDEIDLNSIITRHLKKNGYSVDSAFNGEEAMDFTAVAHYDLIVLDLMMPVMDGLTFLQRSRAAKLVTPVLILTAKDDVDDVVKGLDAGADDYLVKPFDFKELLARVRTLIRRNSGNVASEICAGELKIDLSKKSVEFSGEQVELTGKEYEILEFLMLNKGRILTRDQIKEHVWDFDYTGGSNVIDVLIKNIRKKLGECEVIQTKRGLGYVVKG; encoded by the coding sequence ATGAAAATTTTAGTCGTAGAGGACGAAATAGACCTAAATAGCATCATCACAAGGCACCTAAAGAAAAACGGATATAGCGTCGATAGCGCGTTTAACGGCGAGGAGGCGATGGACTTTACCGCTGTGGCGCACTATGATCTCATCGTGCTTGATCTTATGATGCCGGTGATGGACGGACTTACATTTTTGCAAAGATCGCGCGCCGCAAAGCTAGTGACCCCTGTGTTGATACTAACGGCAAAGGACGATGTGGATGACGTTGTAAAGGGGCTTGACGCGGGTGCAGATGACTACTTGGTCAAGCCATTTGACTTTAAGGAGCTGCTAGCTAGAGTGCGCACGCTCATTCGCCGAAATAGCGGCAACGTGGCTAGTGAAATTTGCGCAGGCGAGCTAAAGATCGACCTTTCTAAAAAGTCAGTCGAATTTAGTGGCGAGCAGGTCGAGCTAACTGGCAAAGAGTATGAAATTTTAGAGTTTTTGATGCTAAACAAGGGTAGAATTTTAACTCGCGACCAGATCAAAGAGCACGTCTGGGACTTTGACTACACGGGCGGCTCAAACGTCATCGACGTGCTTATAAAAAACATAAGAAAAAAGCTTGGCGAGTGTGAGGTGATCCAGACTAAAAGAGGGCTTGGCTATGTTGTTAAGGGTTAA
- a CDS encoding type II toxin-antitoxin system RelE/ParE family toxin has protein sequence MWSVEFASEAIKDEFLELPTGLRQRGYKMFELLEARGNTLGEPYTKSLKDGLFEIRIKSDEGIARSIYCYEIGKKIIILLTFVKKTQKTPKSILNLAEQRLKEFKDGNR, from the coding sequence ATGTGGAGCGTAGAATTTGCAAGCGAAGCCATAAAAGACGAGTTCTTGGAGCTGCCGACCGGTCTCAGGCAAAGAGGTTATAAAATGTTCGAGCTCTTAGAGGCTAGGGGCAATACCTTAGGGGAGCCATACACCAAAAGCCTAAAGGACGGACTATTTGAGATACGTATAAAGTCGGATGAAGGAATAGCTAGAAGCATATATTGTTATGAAATCGGCAAAAAAATAATAATCCTACTAACTTTTGTTAAAAAAACGCAAAAAACGCCAAAAAGCATACTAAATTTGGCGGAACAAAGATTAAAGGAGTTTAAAGATGGAAACCGTTAA
- a CDS encoding helix-turn-helix domain-containing protein, which translates to METVNFREVLKEELKNPEFKAQYDALEDEYKAIEALIDARSEAGLTQSEVAKRMGITQSAVARIESGAYNIKYKTFFNYIKACGKRVAIV; encoded by the coding sequence ATGGAAACCGTTAATTTTAGAGAAGTTTTAAAAGAAGAGCTAAAAAATCCGGAATTTAAAGCGCAATACGATGCGCTGGAGGACGAATATAAAGCCATAGAAGCTTTAATAGACGCCAGAAGTGAGGCCGGGCTAACTCAAAGCGAGGTAGCTAAAAGGATGGGCATAACCCAATCAGCCGTAGCTAGGATAGAAAGCGGAGCGTATAATATCAAGTATAAAACATTCTTTAACTACATAAAAGCTTGCGGTAAAAGAGTGGCGATAGTTTGA
- a CDS encoding winged helix-turn-helix domain-containing protein, protein MSEQIRELIEKLLNPKGRLDCGAAFKIASKLGVEIGEVSDEAEKMGVKIDNCELGQFGGLENGRGKYTVMTQLKQMIDEKGRILCKDARDAAAGVGLKTIRSTLKDYKIDVKYCQLRCFKEKKGKKMRVKTKTWIENDEGELIFGKGKTEVLDVIAEVGSISKAAEILGMNYKKCWTHLQILQKNLKEELFTTRQGGGENAGTTLNERAHELINAYRQLQNDIEDFADKRFKELFLKKDGEKKDSTKDDAKDKKK, encoded by the coding sequence ATGAGTGAGCAAATCCGCGAACTGATCGAAAAACTATTAAATCCAAAGGGCAGGCTAGACTGCGGAGCGGCGTTTAAGATCGCCTCAAAGCTAGGCGTAGAGATCGGCGAGGTTAGCGACGAGGCCGAAAAAATGGGCGTAAAGATAGATAACTGCGAGCTGGGGCAGTTTGGCGGACTGGAAAACGGACGCGGCAAATACACCGTGATGACGCAGCTAAAACAGATGATCGACGAAAAGGGCAGAATACTGTGCAAAGACGCTAGAGACGCGGCTGCTGGCGTGGGGCTAAAGACGATCCGCTCGACGCTAAAAGACTATAAAATCGACGTAAAATACTGCCAGCTGAGGTGTTTTAAGGAGAAGAAAGGAAAAAAGATGAGAGTAAAAACCAAAACATGGATAGAAAACGACGAGGGCGAGCTGATCTTCGGTAAGGGCAAAACCGAAGTCCTAGACGTCATCGCCGAGGTCGGCTCGATCTCAAAGGCCGCCGAAATCCTAGGAATGAACTATAAAAAATGCTGGACTCATCTGCAAATTTTGCAAAAAAATCTAAAAGAGGAGCTTTTTACGACTAGGCAAGGCGGCGGCGAAAATGCCGGTACGACACTAAACGAACGCGCGCATGAGCTGATAAACGCCTATAGGCAGCTACAAAACGATATCGAGGATTTTGCGGATAAGCGCTTTAAGGAGCTATTTTTGAAAAAAGACGGCGAGAAAAAGGACTCGACCAAAGACGACGCAAAAGATAAAAAGAAATAA
- a CDS encoding tyrosine-type recombinase/integrase, with protein MAGKLKNYNSAFGVNKYPGIFFNNLANGDVVFYMRVTIEGRKANIKIGSKSEGVNITYAYNKKKEFDAKQRNGELPDSITKKIIAKNNKNSLKFDDIADAFFSFKLEKEPGNATNIKEQRRDYEIYHKDKLGSLATMQITPEMINEHHKDISQIISPKTKRKLSQSRINAIMGIVRTIFNHAIKNDLIDHINPYKIELKKPNNKRERFLELIEIELLRNEVASKEDFALELFVELALSTGARLEGILNIKKKDLSLSTKSVTISDFKTKSTYTGFLSKRALEKINQIYTTLSPNDFLVNKPKATVQNVLQPLLNKLFNQNLDISDATNRVVIHTLRHTFASHLAIKGTPIITIKKLMNHSDINHTLRYAKLMPDSGREMVESLYE; from the coding sequence GTGGCAGGAAAGCTTAAAAATTACAACTCTGCTTTTGGAGTCAATAAATATCCCGGAATTTTCTTTAATAATCTAGCTAACGGCGACGTAGTTTTTTATATGAGAGTTACGATTGAAGGCAGAAAAGCCAACATAAAAATCGGATCAAAATCCGAAGGCGTAAATATAACCTACGCATATAATAAAAAGAAAGAATTCGACGCCAAACAAAGAAACGGCGAATTGCCGGATAGCATAACCAAGAAAATAATAGCCAAGAACAACAAAAACTCGCTTAAATTTGACGATATCGCAGATGCCTTTTTTAGTTTTAAACTAGAAAAAGAACCGGGTAACGCTACCAATATAAAAGAGCAAAGGCGAGATTATGAAATTTACCATAAGGATAAATTAGGAAGTCTAGCTACGATGCAGATAACTCCAGAGATGATAAACGAACATCATAAAGATATTTCTCAAATAATCTCGCCTAAAACCAAACGAAAGCTGTCGCAATCTAGAATAAACGCCATAATGGGTATAGTTAGGACGATTTTTAACCACGCTATAAAAAATGACCTTATTGATCATATTAACCCATATAAGATAGAGCTAAAAAAGCCGAACAACAAGCGAGAAAGATTTTTAGAGCTTATAGAGATAGAGCTTTTGCGAAATGAAGTAGCAAGTAAAGAAGACTTTGCATTAGAACTATTTGTGGAGCTAGCTTTATCCACGGGAGCTAGACTAGAGGGAATTTTAAATATCAAGAAAAAAGATTTGTCGCTATCTACTAAGTCTGTTACCATAAGCGATTTTAAGACAAAGAGCACGTACACGGGATTTTTAAGTAAAAGAGCACTAGAAAAGATAAATCAAATTTATACCACCCTATCCCCGAACGACTTTTTGGTAAATAAACCAAAAGCTACCGTTCAAAACGTCTTACAGCCGCTACTTAATAAGCTTTTTAATCAAAATTTAGATATAAGCGATGCTACTAATAGAGTAGTTATCCATACGCTTAGACATACATTCGCTTCGCATCTTGCTATAAAGGGCACTCCGATAATAACGATAAAAAAGCTAATGAACCATTCAGACATAAACCATACTCTAAGATACGCTAAACTAATGCCCGACAGCGGAAGAGAGATGGTGGAATCTTTGTATGAGTAG
- a CDS encoding substrate-binding domain-containing protein — translation MELKQTGISRRGFLKGALATAAVATPQTMLAGFTPFKSDSLQVWSCGGLSEAFNELNAIYEARTGHNIQYTGAFAGALGKSLLALQSTTELFGARVLELSKKLRKAGLSLHFRPLCFTDYVLVVPKGNPAGIRDLKDLAEPGVRVMLPLRSSPPGSGPVKGILKNSNLTDAVMKNMVANGSCVINMMCELVDGKGDASIIEKRLTTHDRFKDKIEYMPIDEKLIPPGPLTFTLNIMKYVKDERLANDFADFVCGTEGQEIFEKHGFTSIYSARGLELIERFGVKDV, via the coding sequence ATGGAATTAAAACAAACCGGTATATCACGCCGTGGCTTTTTAAAAGGTGCTTTAGCCACAGCTGCTGTTGCTACTCCGCAAACGATGCTAGCTGGCTTTACGCCCTTTAAGTCTGACTCGCTTCAGGTTTGGTCGTGTGGAGGCCTATCTGAAGCTTTTAACGAGCTAAATGCCATTTACGAGGCAAGAACAGGGCACAATATCCAATACACTGGTGCTTTTGCTGGTGCTCTTGGCAAGTCTCTTTTAGCACTTCAAAGTACGACAGAGCTCTTTGGAGCAAGGGTTTTAGAGCTTTCTAAAAAACTTCGCAAAGCTGGCCTTAGCCTCCACTTTAGGCCACTATGCTTTACCGACTACGTCCTAGTCGTGCCAAAAGGCAACCCTGCTGGCATTCGCGACTTAAAAGACCTTGCTGAGCCAGGAGTTAGAGTGATGCTGCCTCTTAGATCATCGCCTCCTGGCAGTGGCCCAGTCAAAGGGATCTTAAAAAACTCAAACCTAACTGATGCGGTGATGAAAAACATGGTCGCAAACGGATCATGCGTCATAAATATGATGTGCGAGCTAGTTGATGGCAAGGGCGACGCTTCGATCATCGAAAAACGCCTAACAACGCACGATAGATTCAAAGACAAGATCGAGTACATGCCCATCGATGAAAAGCTCATCCCGCCTGGACCGCTCACTTTTACACTAAATATAATGAAATATGTAAAAGATGAAAGGCTCGCAAATGACTTTGCAGACTTTGTTTGCGGCACCGAGGGGCAAGAAATTTTTGAAAAACATGGCTTTACCTCAATTTATTCAGCGCGTGGGCTAGAGCTTATAGAAAGGTTTGGTGTAAAAGATGTGTAG
- the fdhD gene encoding formate dehydrogenase accessory sulfurtransferase FdhD: MQPIFTTQITKFKGAQKSVVDDILVREIKLEIYINGNRFGALMATPTDQEALAAGYLISENLIASPEDIESIKLSGDALSVRVKAKINEKRLEQFDEEKVIISGCGRSSTANIDPEAIAARSIKADVKFHKDEILRQMGQFYTQCELYEMTGCVHTAKLFVSGEQFYIGEDIAQHNTIDKAVGKAILAGAQLQNSFLMVSGRLSSEMVAKAVMHGIPVLVSRTAPTSLGVVIARKFNLTLCGFARGENINVYSGAERIYE; the protein is encoded by the coding sequence ATGCAACCGATTTTTACGACGCAAATCACCAAATTTAAAGGCGCGCAAAAAAGCGTCGTTGATGATATTTTGGTGCGCGAGATCAAGCTTGAGATCTACATAAACGGCAATCGTTTCGGCGCACTCATGGCGACTCCGACCGATCAGGAGGCACTAGCTGCGGGCTATCTCATCAGCGAAAATTTGATCGCAAGCCCTGAGGATATCGAGAGTATAAAGCTTTCAGGCGACGCTTTAAGCGTGCGGGTAAAGGCTAAAATCAACGAAAAACGCCTCGAGCAGTTTGACGAGGAAAAAGTGATAATCAGCGGCTGCGGGCGCAGCTCGACGGCAAACATCGACCCTGAGGCTATTGCAGCGCGCTCCATAAAGGCCGACGTAAAATTTCACAAAGACGAAATTTTGCGCCAGATGGGGCAGTTTTACACGCAGTGCGAGCTTTACGAGATGACGGGCTGCGTGCACACGGCTAAGCTTTTCGTGAGCGGAGAGCAGTTTTACATCGGCGAGGATATTGCTCAGCACAACACCATAGACAAAGCCGTCGGCAAAGCTATACTAGCCGGTGCGCAGCTACAAAATTCGTTTTTGATGGTGAGCGGCAGGCTAAGCTCAGAAATGGTAGCAAAAGCGGTCATGCACGGCATCCCCGTGCTCGTCTCGCGCACGGCTCCCACTAGCCTTGGCGTCGTGATAGCGCGTAAATTTAACCTCACGCTGTGCGGCTTCGCGCGCGGCGAAAACATAAACGTATATAGCGGCGCGGAGAGAATCTATGAGTGA
- a CDS encoding restriction endonuclease subunit S has translation MIKIGDMSEIKTGLVLNRKKADKNVDEKFRYKVVSLKSFNESALFDGSFADEFISSEKISDEYKVSRGDVLLRLREPNFAVYIDKDYDDLIYSSLMVRIRVKSDIFDPRFVAHYLNSSAVKRALAPDISGTTIAMIGIASINNIKIPAINLQTQNKIVKYLNLAREESEILQNLAAQKQKYHKSIFENLIKEEN, from the coding sequence ATGATAAAAATAGGCGATATGTCTGAGATAAAAACTGGTCTAGTTTTAAACCGCAAAAAGGCAGACAAAAACGTAGATGAGAAATTTCGCTATAAAGTAGTCTCGCTAAAGTCCTTTAACGAAAGTGCACTCTTTGACGGCTCGTTTGCCGATGAGTTCATATCAAGCGAAAAAATAAGCGATGAGTATAAAGTAAGCCGTGGCGATGTCTTGCTGCGCCTTAGAGAGCCGAATTTCGCCGTTTATATAGACAAAGATTATGACGATCTTATCTACTCATCTTTGATGGTTCGCATAAGGGTTAAAAGCGACATATTTGATCCGCGTTTTGTGGCGCATTATCTAAACAGTAGCGCCGTTAAAAGAGCTCTTGCGCCAGATATTTCAGGCACTACAATAGCGATGATAGGTATTGCAAGCATAAATAATATAAAAATACCAGCCATAAATTTGCAAACCCAAAACAAGATAGTAAAATACCTAAATTTAGCTCGCGAGGAGAGCGAAATTTTGCAAAATTTAGCAGCTCAAAAGCAAAAATACCACAAAAGCATATTTGAAAATTTAATAAAAGAGGAGAACTAA
- a CDS encoding sensor histidine kinase — protein sequence MLLRVKQALANIPITARVTLWYSFFIIVIVAALIAISAVVADEVFEDVSQKKLAKSVTKIANDMDEFEPYDDGIFFIKYNAKGDVIGGLAPKHFQISLKMNSGAVRLFENGENRFYYYDIAARGKGVWVRGVINAEKFFKKEGLFLLALGVFVPVLFIFVLYGGYKTIKNAMKPVATMSKTALEIGSSRDFSKRIDLPAGKDELHALASVFNQMLDSLEKVYQSEKQLTSDVSHELRTPLSVIMAESDYAKNYSQNLDEAKESLEVISRQSRKITSLIDQILELSRLEAGRNLELKDINLSSILQNLATDYEKLASAKGLKFSRDIAPDVQILGNEPMISRLVDNFLSNALKFAEAKIELNLTLTKMHALLSVKDDGVGISKKDIELIWNKFYQADSSRNKSLNTGSGLGLAIATNIAKIHGAKLGVKSEAGAGSEFWVEFELVNLKQVKI from the coding sequence ATGTTGTTAAGGGTTAAGCAAGCGCTTGCAAACATCCCGATAACCGCGCGCGTAACGCTTTGGTACTCGTTTTTTATCATCGTTATCGTGGCGGCTCTCATTGCCATCTCGGCGGTCGTGGCGGATGAGGTTTTTGAGGACGTGAGCCAAAAAAAGCTAGCCAAATCAGTCACCAAAATAGCCAATGATATGGATGAGTTTGAGCCATACGATGATGGGATATTTTTTATAAAATATAATGCAAAAGGCGATGTGATCGGTGGTCTAGCGCCAAAACACTTTCAAATTTCACTTAAAATGAATAGCGGTGCAGTGCGCCTTTTTGAAAATGGCGAAAACCGCTTTTACTACTACGATATCGCAGCTAGAGGCAAAGGGGTCTGGGTCAGAGGCGTGATAAATGCGGAGAAATTTTTTAAAAAAGAGGGGCTATTTTTACTAGCGCTTGGCGTTTTTGTGCCGGTTTTGTTTATTTTTGTGCTTTACGGCGGCTACAAAACGATAAAAAACGCGATGAAACCAGTCGCTACAATGTCTAAAACCGCGCTTGAGATAGGTAGTAGCCGGGACTTTTCAAAGCGCATAGATCTGCCTGCTGGCAAAGACGAGCTGCACGCACTTGCAAGCGTTTTTAACCAGATGCTTGACTCCCTCGAAAAGGTCTATCAAAGCGAAAAACAGCTCACCTCAGACGTTTCGCACGAGCTACGAACACCGCTATCTGTCATCATGGCTGAGAGCGACTACGCTAAAAACTACTCACAAAATTTGGATGAGGCTAAGGAGTCGCTGGAGGTCATCTCTAGGCAGTCAAGAAAGATAACCTCGCTGATAGATCAAATTTTGGAGCTCTCAAGGCTCGAAGCTGGCAGAAATTTGGAGCTAAAAGATATAAATTTAAGCTCTATCTTGCAAAATTTAGCTACCGACTATGAAAAGCTAGCAAGCGCAAAGGGGCTAAAATTTAGCCGTGATATAGCGCCAGATGTCCAAATCCTTGGCAATGAGCCGATGATATCAAGGCTAGTGGATAACTTTTTAAGCAACGCACTAAAATTTGCAGAAGCTAAGATCGAGCTAAATTTAACCCTCACAAAAATGCATGCACTTTTGTCTGTAAAAGACGATGGTGTCGGTATCTCTAAAAAAGATATCGAGCTAATCTGGAATAAATTTTATCAAGCTGATAGCTCAAGAAACAAGAGCCTAAACACAGGTAGCGGACTAGGACTTGCTATAGCTACAAATATCGCTAAAATTCACGGCGCAAAGCTTGGAGTAAAAAGTGAAGCTGGAGCTGGAAGCGAATTTTGGGTAGAATTTGAGCTTGTAAATTTAAAGCAAGTGAAAATTTAG
- a CDS encoding PepSY domain-containing protein, with product MKNVLGTAVLAVVLGATSLQAAITSKDALNIAEKNFPGSSVKDIEIDVKNGVTFYKIESFKDGVKQDIKIDANSGQIVKMENKNKKHILPIEVVDFSKFALSIDEAVAKAQALEAGWSLDEADLDNKNGAWIYKVELKRDRSEKKVIINAQTGEIIDNYTK from the coding sequence ATGAAAAATGTATTAGGTACAGCAGTTTTAGCGGTAGTTTTAGGAGCAACAAGTTTGCAAGCAGCCATCACGTCAAAAGACGCTTTAAATATAGCTGAGAAAAACTTCCCAGGCTCAAGCGTCAAAGATATAGAGATAGACGTCAAAAATGGCGTGACATTTTATAAGATAGAGTCTTTTAAAGATGGTGTCAAACAAGATATCAAGATCGATGCCAATAGCGGTCAGATCGTTAAAATGGAGAATAAAAATAAAAAACATATCTTGCCGATCGAAGTGGTAGATTTTTCGAAATTTGCTCTTAGCATCGACGAGGCTGTGGCCAAAGCTCAAGCGCTTGAAGCTGGCTGGAGTCTTGATGAGGCAGACCTTGATAATAAAAATGGTGCTTGGATATACAAAGTAGAGCTTAAGCGCGACAGGAGCGAGAAAAAAGTGATCATAAACGCTCAAACTGGCGAAATAATCGATAATTACACAAAGTGA
- a CDS encoding type I restriction-modification system subunit M — protein sequence MQKTTQEIINNVVWKACDTFRGTMDGSDYKDYVLTMLFVKYLSDFYKEKLELLKAEYGDKSDRVEAKLKKEKFKLDESCTFEYLLAHKEAANLGEIMNKTLEKIEEDNKDKLEGIFRSIDFNNKNKLGDTKVRNAILKNLLDDFSDARLDLRPSMLEGNDIIGDAYEYLIAYFASDSGKKGGEFYTPSEVSTLLAKLVEPKEGDMIYDPTCGSGSLLIKASKEVGSKNFRLYGQEKNGQTHALCKMNMFLHEINDAVIEWGDTIRNPLHLQDNLIKTFDIVVANPPFSLDKWGADFAVNDPFMRFASYALPPKSKGDYAFVVHMIKSLGTNGKMGVVLPHGVLFRGANEGKIRQKLIEENLLDAVIGLPANLFYGTTIPACILVFKKNRSNEDVLFIDASKEFEKSKNQNSLSEQNIKKIVTTYKNRSEIEKYSHLASLSEIKENDYNLNIPRYVDTFEEEEIVDIEATKKEISRLEAELKSIQSKMSEYLAELGL from the coding sequence ATGCAAAAGACCACTCAAGAGATCATAAATAACGTCGTTTGGAAGGCTTGCGACACATTTCGCGGCACGATGGACGGAAGTGATTATAAAGACTATGTTTTAACGATGCTTTTTGTTAAGTATCTATCTGATTTTTATAAAGAAAAGCTTGAATTGCTTAAAGCCGAATACGGCGATAAGAGCGATAGGGTCGAAGCAAAGCTAAAGAAAGAGAAATTTAAACTTGATGAGAGTTGCACCTTTGAATATCTTTTGGCGCACAAAGAGGCTGCAAATTTAGGCGAGATAATGAACAAAACGCTAGAAAAGATCGAAGAAGACAATAAAGACAAGCTTGAAGGCATCTTTAGAAGCATCGACTTTAATAACAAAAACAAGCTCGGCGACACGAAAGTGAGAAACGCCATATTGAAAAATTTGCTCGATGATTTTAGTGACGCTAGGCTAGATCTTCGCCCTTCTATGCTTGAGGGCAACGACATAATAGGCGACGCATATGAGTATCTTATAGCTTACTTTGCAAGTGACTCTGGCAAAAAAGGCGGAGAGTTTTACACACCAAGCGAGGTTTCGACGCTTCTTGCAAAACTAGTTGAGCCAAAAGAGGGCGATATGATCTACGATCCTACTTGTGGCTCTGGCTCGCTTCTTATCAAGGCTTCAAAAGAGGTCGGCAGCAAAAATTTCCGCCTTTACGGACAAGAGAAAAACGGACAAACTCACGCACTTTGCAAGATGAATATGTTCTTACACGAGATAAACGATGCGGTGATCGAGTGGGGCGATACGATCAGAAATCCACTCCACCTACAAGACAACCTCATAAAGACATTTGACATAGTCGTGGCAAATCCCCCCTTTAGCCTTGATAAATGGGGTGCCGACTTTGCCGTGAACGATCCTTTTATGAGATTTGCTAGCTATGCTTTACCGCCAAAGAGCAAGGGTGACTACGCATTTGTCGTGCATATGATAAAAAGCTTGGGTACTAACGGCAAAATGGGCGTCGTACTTCCGCATGGAGTGCTATTTCGCGGAGCAAATGAGGGTAAGATCCGCCAAAAGCTAATCGAAGAAAATTTACTTGACGCCGTCATCGGACTACCGGCAAATTTATTTTATGGCACGACCATCCCTGCTTGCATACTTGTTTTTAAGAAAAACCGCTCAAACGAAGATGTGCTATTTATCGATGCTAGCAAGGAATTTGAAAAAAGCAAAAACCAAAACTCGCTAAGTGAGCAAAATATAAAAAAGATAGTCACTACCTATAAAAACAGAAGCGAGATAGAAAAATACTCCCACCTAGCAAGCCTTAGCGAGATAAAAGAAAACGACTATAACCTAAACATCCCTCGCTACGTCGATACCTTTGAAGAAGAAGAGATTGTAGATATCGAGGCGACAAAGAAAGAAATTTCACGCCTAGAAGCCGAGCTAAAAAGCATTCAAAGCAAGATGAGCGAGTATCTTGCGGAGCTTGGGTTATGA
- a CDS encoding 4Fe-4S binding protein, which translates to MCSSCNSACSNSSACGNVNLKKRSKNSPTTKIRRLVQLIFIAGIGQWAYYGIFRCPFVVPFVNCQNCPIITCWGRITSLFFGFWLFIPALVILFGRAFCGWVCPAGFVNQMLGKFAFFKLKIRSKKLIIAQIGMLATIAISLWVYFIWDNPRMMIPIRTSDEYLTAVTLSLRFGEWEWVTRTVIIISVMLASLIVANLWCRFVCPSGGVLEILRRFSIFRIYKTSACDDCDACLRKCEMGTRPDEINCTNCGDCLNVCHANAIKFGRKKS; encoded by the coding sequence ATGTGTAGTAGCTGTAATAGCGCATGCTCTAATAGCAGTGCATGCGGCAATGTAAATTTAAAAAAGAGAAGCAAAAACTCTCCCACAACAAAGATAAGACGCCTAGTGCAGCTCATCTTTATAGCAGGCATCGGACAATGGGCGTATTATGGCATTTTTAGATGCCCTTTTGTAGTGCCATTTGTAAATTGCCAAAACTGCCCTATCATCACCTGTTGGGGGCGGATCACATCGCTGTTTTTTGGATTTTGGCTATTTATCCCAGCGCTTGTCATCCTCTTTGGTAGAGCATTTTGTGGCTGGGTCTGTCCAGCTGGCTTTGTCAATCAAATGCTTGGCAAATTTGCCTTTTTCAAGCTAAAAATTCGCAGCAAAAAGCTAATAATCGCTCAAATAGGCATGCTAGCTACCATAGCAATCAGCCTTTGGGTCTATTTCATCTGGGACAATCCACGCATGATGATACCTATAAGAACGAGCGATGAGTATTTAACTGCCGTCACTTTGTCACTTCGCTTTGGCGAATGGGAGTGGGTCACTCGCACAGTGATCATCATCTCAGTCATGCTAGCCTCGCTGATCGTAGCTAACCTTTGGTGTCGTTTCGTCTGTCCATCAGGCGGCGTGCTTGAAATTTTGCGTAGATTTTCAATATTTCGCATCTATAAAACAAGTGCCTGTGACGACTGCGACGCATGCTTGCGCAAGTGCGAGATGGGGACAAGACCTGATGAGATAAACTGCACAAACTGTGGAGACTGTCTAAATGTCTGCCATGCAAATGCCATTAAATTTGGAAGGAAAAAGAGCTAA